The genomic region CCGGAGGCTGTCGACCAGATCGCCGACATCGTCCAGGCCCAGCAGATGATGCAGATACGGATGCGCGCAGAAGCACCCGTTGCGCGTGGCGATCCCGCCTTCGTGGTTGAGGATTGCGGAGACGAGATCGTGATGAATCCCGTCGATGTTGAACCCGACCACCCCGAGGCGTTCGTCCGGGGAAGGGGGGCCGAGGACATTCACGCCGTCGATCCCGGCAAGCCCGGCCAGGAGGCGCCGCGTGAGATCCAGTTCGTGTTCGCGCACCGCATCGAGGCCCGTGTCCTGGAGGAAACGCAGAGCGCGGGCCATGGCGATGGCGCCGGGAATGTTGGGTGTGCCGCCGAGATGGCGATCCGGGCCGGTGGTCCAGACGACATCGTCATGGGTCACGGCGAGCACCGTGCCGCCCCCCGGCAGATACGGCGGCACGGTGTCCATGAAGTCGCGGGGCGCGACGAGAAACGCCGACCCGAACGGCGCGTAGGCCTTGTGGCCGGCCGCCGCGAGAAAGTCGATGTGCTCCGGGTCAGAGGCGCGGCGCATGTCGATGCGCTTGTGTGCCAGAAGCTGCGCCGCGTCCACACAGATGAGCGCGCCGTGTTCGTGCGCAAGGCGGGCGATCTCGTGGATGTCGGGCATCCACCCGGAGACATTCGATGCTCCGGTCACCGCGACCAGCTTCACCGGGTGGTTCGTCAGTTTCCGCTCCATGTCCTCCATGTCGAGCGCCCCTTCCGGAGTCGCCC from Gemmatimonadota bacterium harbors:
- a CDS encoding aminotransferase class V-fold PLP-dependent enzyme, encoding MKLDIRWIRDEFPICRQKFPLPGHDAPQPIRYFDHGASTHPPRAVIDTHREFVEKYYSNIHRGHHNLSMIASDLFDRVTETVAGMVGADLSEKTVFLTTNTTAALDLASHAVASLDGVVLTTLLEHHSNDLPYRARGETLLVGATPEGALDMEDMERKLTNHPVKLVAVTGASNVSGWMPDIHEIARLAHEHGALICVDAAQLLAHKRIDMRRASDPEHIDFLAAAGHKAYAPFGSAFLVAPRDFMDTVPPYLPGGGTVLAVTHDDVVWTTGPDRHLGGTPNIPGAIAMARALRFLQDTGLDAVREHELDLTRRLLAGLAGIDGVNVLGPPSPDERLGVVGFNIDGIHHDLVSAILNHEGGIATRNGCFCAHPYLHHLLGLDDVGDLVDSLRRGDEDPLLPGAVRISIGLFNTEEEIDLALEWVERIRDRKWSGSYDLERGNFCRPVFFRLQGDGHQTECPTSRNAGGSS